A single Syngnathoides biaculeatus isolate LvHL_M chromosome 18, ASM1980259v1, whole genome shotgun sequence DNA region contains:
- the uspl1 gene encoding SUMO-specific isopeptidase USPL1, with protein sequence MVILLGWQQAAADLRRSGTRAMPGEDAGSGAQASPPVGYLGKVQERAASLDRCPWCASKGLSSALRSYRLNVHESITLCSEPQCLFPLVSRPLEDVLASLVPAETAAGGGKRKTLPQSDEDDRNAVKVKRLRSDQHDADAGTAVVNSHCDATMTRAQRSGGKSCPPQDGVSNQSGCPASSVAPQIDDGVVYSDLLGNAPDELVSSPNRPASESEKPVDAPEETFASPVAAPGKPIDVPVAALEEPARLFWKNAHNLCWLDVLLVFLVNCRSLRKVKPRREPQRGAIWRLLSGYDDAREALRVGSGDKKRAQREADERLQELRTAAFELLRPQLRCKLGQKESPVFAMPLLLAADSWAEPLFRTAFRWELTCAKCETVATERVTKTLPTFTNVLPDWHPTRAVHLAPCNACGAQRQHRTMTLERVAPVLVLHFVEGLAHGDVDALAFTWEGRRHAVTALVQYQRRDEHFVAWTRTPDGSWLEFNDLKHPESGLHRTLPVPAGEIHLLFWEAEKDSPGSGAHSPSSASPDSSSFHRVASEASEDSLLFLALGEENAVTTEAPEDVSIGSTTLLETFHGLSHDDIITLTLMEVQSDVPTGHKELPDCVAAPDSSSLTPGDPEEPPPSSAGSDVNDADDDPNLEQGPKRSKSVSAVGETAGTKAPPQEVGAQDIRPPPQRVQWASPVASAGPSPSPLDPKSRWSYMFSQLPVSQRPPGPVSQINTPPSYSTPVPAKRPPAPAPLLPEPEPLRTDDGDGLPLKSAERFCAFGTAVQIPTPLPRSDRGDVSAGSSAPPAFLSDTDALRRKLLKKLKAKKKKLAKLNQLLAGNTPVSPVSVSSSSTCDSFLPRDPPLPSPDSSGFLDALAGLRDGTCAAQQQQQQPPQMENFLDEFLSTAAPTEAQRVMEKEALQELELFLL encoded by the exons GTCCAAGAGAGGGCAGCGTCTCTCGACCGCTGTCCGTGGTGCGCGTCCAAAGGTCTGAGCTCGGCCCTCCGTTCGTACCGTCTCAACGTGCACGAATCCATCACGCTGTGCAGCGAACCTCAG TGCCTCTTCCCACTGGTCAGTCGCCCCCTGGAGGATGTTCTGGCCAGTTTGGTCCCCGCGGAGACGGCGGCCGGCGGCGGCAAGAGGAAGACTTTGCCGCAGTCGGACGAAGATGACCGCAACGCCGTCAAAGTCAAGCGTCTGCGCTCTGACCAACACGATGCGGATGCAGGAACGGCCGTCGTCAACAGCCACTGTGACGCCACGATGACGCGGGCCCAGCGATCCGGTGGGAAGTCTTGCCCGCCCCAGGATGGCGTTTCAAATCAGTCGGGCTGTCCGGCGTCTTCGGTTGCGCCGCAGATCGATGACGGTGTCGTCTATTCGGATCTACTCGGAAATGCTCCCGACGAACTCGTCAGCAGCCCCAACCGACCCGCGAGCGAATCTGAAAAACCCGTCGACGCTCCTGAGGAAACCTTTGCTAGTCCTGTGGCCGCTCCCGGCAAACCAATCGACGTTCCCGTCGCCGCTCTGGAGGAACCAGCGCGTCTCTTCTGGAAGAATGCTCACAACCTGTGCTGGTTGGACGTCCTGCTGGTGTTTCTGGTCAACTGCAGGAGTTTAAGGAAAGTCAAACCCCGGCGTGAGCCTCAGCGCGGCGCCATCTGGCGCCTCCTGAGCGGCTACGACGACGCCCGCGAGGCCCTTCGAGTGGGAAGCG GCGACAAGAAGAGAGCACAGCGCGAGGCCGACGAGCGTCTGCAGGAGCTCCGGACGGCCGCCTTTGAGCTGCTTCGGCCGCAGCTCCGCTGCAAACTGG GTCAGAAGGAGAGTCCGGTGTTCGCCATGCCGCTCCTGCTGGCGGCCGACTCCTGGGCGGAGCCCCTCTTCCGGACCGCCTTCCGCTGGGAGTTGACGTGCGCCAAGTGCGAGACGGTCGCCACGGAGAG GGTCACCAAAACGCTCCCCACTTTCACCAACGTGTTGCCGGACTGGCACCCGACGCGCGCCGTCCACTTGGCGCCGTGCAACGCGTGCGGTGCCCAGCGCCAGCACAGGACGATGACACTGGAGAG ggtggctccggTGTTGGTGCTGCACTTCGTGGAGGGTCTGGCGCACGGCGACGTGGACGCGCTGGCCTTCACCTGGGAGGGTCGCAGGCACGCGGTCACGGCGCTCGTCCAGTACCAGCGGCGCGACGAGCACTTCGTGGCTTGGACGCGCACGCCTGACG gCTCCTGGCTGGAGTTTAACGACTTGAAGCACCCCGAGAGCGGGCTCCACCGGACGCTGCCCGTTCCCGCCGGGGAAATCCACCTCCTTTTCTGGGAAGCGGAAAAGGATTCGCCCGGGTCCGGAGCGCATTCGCCGTCGAGCGCGTCTCCGGATTCCTCGTCCTTCCACCGCGTGGCCTCCGAGGCCTCGGAGGACTCGTTGCTCTTCCTCGCGCTCGGTGAGGAGAACGCCGTGACGACGGAGGCGCCCGAAGACGTGTCCATCGGGTCCACCACGCTGCTGGAGACCTTCCACGGGCTGTCCCACGACGACATCATCACGCTCACCTTGATGGAG GTCCAATCCGACGTGCCGACGGGTCACAAGGAGCTTCCGGATTGCGTCGCCGCGCCGGACAGCTCTTCTCTGACCCCCGGCGACCCCGAGGAGCCGCCACCGTCCTCGGCCGGATCGGACGTCAACGACGCCGACGACGATCCCAATTTGGAACAAGGTCCGAAGAGAAGCAAAAGTGTCTCGGCGGTCGGAGAGACTGCCGGGACGAAAGCGCCGCCGCAGGAAGTGGGTGCTCAAGATATTCGTCCGCCGCCTCAAAGGGTTCAGTGGGCATCGCCCGTGGCCTCTGCGGGGCCATCGCCGTCGCCTTTGGACCCGAAGTCCCGCTGGTCCTACATGTTCAGTCAGCTTCCTGTCAGTCAAAGGCCCCCCGGGCCCGTCAGTCAGATCAACACCCCCCCGAGTTATTCCACACCCGTTCCCGCAAAGAGGCCGCCAGCCCCAGCACCGCTCTTACCCGAACCTGAGCCTCTGCGCACGGACGACGGCGACGGCCTCCCGCTGAAGTCCGCCGAGAGGTTCTGCGCGTTTGGCACTGCCGTCCAAATTCCGACACCGCTTCCCAGGAGCGATCGCGGCGACGTCAGTGCGGGGTCGTCGGCGCCGCCCGCTTTCCTGAGCGACACGGACGCGCTGCGCCGCAAGCTGCTGAAGAAGCTGAaggccaagaagaagaagctggccAAGCTCAACCAGCTGCTGGCCGGCAACACGCCCGTCTCGCCCGTCAGCGTCTCCTCGTCTTCCACCTGCGACAGCTTCTTGCCGCGCGACCCGCCGCTGCCCTCGCCCGACAGCTCGGGTTTCCTCGACGCGCTCGCCGGCCTCCGAGACGGGACGTGCGccgcgcagcagcagcagcagcagccgccgcaAATGGAAAACTTCCTGGACGAGTTTCTCTCGACGGCGGCGCCGACGGAGGCTCAGCGAGTGATGGAGAAGGAGGCGCTCCAGGAACTggaactttttcttttatag